One Tursiops truncatus isolate mTurTru1 chromosome 3, mTurTru1.mat.Y, whole genome shotgun sequence DNA segment encodes these proteins:
- the LOC141278155 gene encoding uncharacterized protein, translating into MGILISIFRRGHRKKAVMGARTSTTSRSSVSAVDTVTVSVARGQPVPATTPSCVPNYSTEKTVLRALGESGQGMAKQEEVPTVTGKNEDQRSGPNDTGGARSAFRPLGGSFFVPRPGPLKRDLHAKWAEDRSARKQQTSCMSSCPQRNAITSSYSSTRGFLPVERRRGPAIPQGLPQKSAKTGREEGPPSPSAAPVVSQRKSQPDKNAEATRGQKRPWRKGSCTSDSPRPRKRRIPLLPHRRGEPLRLPPAPEPGFRVTAEDLDSEKETAFRRINRALRGETYAIGDLGSSPQHRQPKTPAFASAPGPPASGGPAQASSGCSSSRNSTVGTHASTQLGFGSRAAALDDLSCMFAALSVTSRKRGPPSTTHSNGDSVGLNSWDPPHQSHPMVTTGPSPKKKPRFGGTAAPILHHIPGGAPRQGPPTSSGGRSPCPAKADFRGVSVPASIPISLSSTVGTARSLQVLETFPPEIQVFMKDSSGQGKPYAIDPDDSIHDLKEKVEEAGGPYMEGPGARNCGINSFSDCTSRIGAGGQLRRSPLKEECVCQELGRCVGIDLATSGTLKTEMAVPPELFVTPASRLNSFVAHCLHPSQKWKKEVLETVQTVEQFLREQSFQGEHGLDQESGVLKVVKVRLVPSIPRPGLGKMQLVGLHP; encoded by the exons ATGGGGATCCTTATCTCCATCTTCAGGCGAGGCCATCGGAAGAAGGCAGTGATGGGTGCTCGCACCTCCACGACGTCCCGCAGCTCAGTGTCCGCAGTGGACACAGTCACTGTCAGTGTGGCGCGGGGGCAACCAGTGCCGGCCACGACACCCAGCTGTGTCCCGAACTACAGCACAGAGAAGACGGTGTTGAGGGCCCTGGGAGAGAGCGGGCAAGGGATGGCCAAGCAGGAGGAAGTCCCCACAGTCACAGGGAAGAACGAAGACCAGAGAAGCGGCCCCAATGACACCGGGGGCGCACGATCTGCATTTAGGCCCCTGGGGGGCTCTTTCTTCGTGCCCAGGCCTGGACCTCTGAAGAGAGACCTCCACGCCAAGTGGGCAGAGGACAGATCTGCCAGGAAACAACAGACCTCTTGTATGAGCTCCTGCCCCCAAAGAAACGCCATCACCAGCTCATATAGCTCCACCCGAGGTTTCCTGCCAGTGGAAAGAAGGAGGGGTCCCGCCATACCGCAAGGGCTGCCCCAGAAGTCTGCAAAGACAGGGCGCGAGGAGGGTCCTCCATCGCCCTCTGCAGCTCCGGTGGTTTCCCAGAGGAAAAGCCAGCCTGACAAAAATGCAGAGGCAACAAGAGGGCAGAAACGGCCCTGGAGGAAGGGCTCCTGCACATCTGACAGTCCCAGGCCCCGAAAACGCAGGATTCCTCTGCTGCCGCACAGGCGAGGGGAGCCTCTGAGGCTGCCTCCAGCCCCTGAGCCGGGTTTCCGGGTCACCGCCGAAGACCTAGACTCCGAGAAGGAAACAGCGTTCCGGCGCATCAACAGAGCGCTGCGGGGTGAGACCTATGCCATCGGGGACCtcggcagctctccccagcacaggcaACCGAAaactccagcctttgcctctgctccaggccccccagcttcgggcggccccgcacaagcatcttctgggtgttcatcatccagaaattccaccgtgggcacccatgccagcacacagctgggttttgggagcagagcggctgccctagatgatctgagctgcatgtttgcagctctcagcgtgacatcaagaaagagggggcccccgagcaccacacacagcaatggggacagcgtgggcctgaactcctgggaccctcctcaccagagccaccccatggtgaccacgggacccagccctaagaagaagCCTAGGTTTGGAGGCACTGCTGCCCCCATCTTACATCACATCCCTGGGGGCGCACCCAGGCAGGGCCCCCCTACTTCCAGCGGAGGGCGCAGCCCATGCCCAGCCAAGGCTGACTTTAGGGGTGTGTCGGTTCCGGCCTCTATTCCTATCAGCCTCAGCTCCACAGTGGGCACAGCAAG GAGCCTCCAGGTGCTGGAGACCTTCCCTCCTGAGATCCAGGTCTTCATGAAGGACTCTAGTGGCCAGGGCAAGCCTTACGCCATTGACCCTGATGACTCCATCCACGACTTGAAAGAGAAGGTTGAAGAGGCTGGAGGACCTTACATGGAGGGTCCCGGGGCCAGAAACTGTGGAATCAATAGCTTCTCAGACTGCACATCAAGGATT GGTGCTGGAGGTCAGCTGAGGAGGAGTCCCCTTAAAGAAGAGTgtgtgtgccaggagctgggtAGGTGTGTGGGTATAGATCTAGCCACCAGTGGTACTCTCAAGACAGAGATGGCAGTGCCCCCGGAGCTCTTTGTCACCCCAGCTTCCAGGCTGAACTCCTTCGTGGCTCACTGCCTGCATCCCAGCCAGAAGTGGAAAAAAGAGGTGTTGGAGACTGTGCAGACCGTGGAGCAGTTCCTGAGGGAGCAGAGCTTCCAGGGGGAGCATGGGCTGGACCAGGAATCAGGGGTGCTGAAGGTGGTCAAGGTGAGACTGGTTCCCTCCatccccaggccagggctgggcaaAATGCAGCTTGTGGGTCTACATCCCTGA